One part of the Burkholderia vietnamiensis LMG 10929 genome encodes these proteins:
- a CDS encoding SDR family oxidoreductase, whose amino-acid sequence MSSDEVSESRRKWMQGTTASLVASVAIPAVAQNAGATDVGDTAPHDPRTLYPHAPFPQQHQPWPGLAGRMTPRPDHGERSYRGSGRLDGRKALITGGDSGIGRAAAIAFAREGADVAIAYLPDEEPDAREVVQYIRSAGRKAVPLPVDIRTEAACGKLVEQAVAGLGGLDILVNNAARQQSHDSILDISTEQFDWTLRTNLYALFWITRAAIPHMPPGSAIVNTTSVNAYDPSANLLDYAMTKAAIANFTKGLAKQMIQRGIRVNGVAPGPFWTPLQVSGGQTEKNVETFGQQVPMGRPGQPAELASIYVELASSRASYVTGQIYGASGGAGQP is encoded by the coding sequence ATGTCATCAGACGAAGTATCCGAATCGCGCCGCAAGTGGATGCAGGGCACGACGGCCAGCCTGGTCGCGAGCGTCGCGATTCCGGCCGTCGCGCAGAATGCCGGCGCGACCGATGTCGGCGACACCGCGCCGCACGACCCGCGCACGCTGTATCCGCACGCGCCGTTTCCGCAGCAGCACCAGCCGTGGCCGGGCCTCGCCGGGCGCATGACGCCGCGGCCCGATCACGGTGAGCGCAGCTACCGCGGCAGCGGCCGGCTCGACGGCCGCAAGGCGCTGATTACCGGCGGCGACTCCGGGATCGGCCGTGCCGCCGCGATCGCGTTCGCGCGCGAGGGCGCGGACGTCGCGATCGCCTATCTGCCGGACGAGGAGCCCGATGCGCGCGAGGTGGTGCAATACATTCGCAGTGCGGGCCGCAAGGCAGTGCCGCTGCCCGTCGACATCCGCACCGAAGCGGCGTGTGGCAAGCTCGTCGAACAGGCGGTCGCAGGCTTGGGCGGGCTCGATATTCTCGTGAACAATGCGGCGCGTCAGCAGAGCCACGATTCGATCCTCGACATCAGCACCGAGCAGTTCGACTGGACGCTGCGCACCAATTTATATGCGCTGTTCTGGATCACGCGCGCCGCGATTCCGCACATGCCGCCCGGTTCGGCGATCGTCAACACGACCTCGGTGAATGCGTACGATCCGTCGGCGAACCTGCTCGACTACGCGATGACGAAGGCCGCGATCGCCAACTTCACGAAAGGGCTCGCGAAGCAGATGATCCAGCGCGGGATTCGCGTGAACGGCGTCGCGCCGGGGCCGTTCTGGACGCCGCTGCAGGTGAGCGGCGGCCAGACCGAGAAGAACGTCGAGACGTTTGGCCAGCAGGTGCCGATGGGTCGGCCGGGGCAGCCGGCGGAACTCGCGTCGATCTATGTCGAACTGGCGTCGTCGCGTGCGAGCTATGTGACGGGGCAGATCTATGGCGCGTCGGGCGGCGCGGGGCAGCCTTAG
- a CDS encoding DUF2934 domain-containing protein, with amino-acid sequence MNEDRETQIRERAYWLWQADGAPEGRADEYWQRAERQLDAEGGDTDGGGELAADVSIDQSAKRRSPGEPLQDTDAVPAAEVAREKRRTR; translated from the coding sequence ATGAACGAAGACAGGGAAACGCAGATCAGGGAACGTGCGTACTGGCTGTGGCAGGCGGACGGTGCGCCTGAAGGGCGCGCGGACGAATACTGGCAGCGCGCCGAACGACAGCTCGACGCCGAGGGCGGCGACACGGACGGCGGCGGCGAGCTTGCCGCGGACGTGTCGATCGATCAGTCGGCGAAGCGTCGCAGTCCGGGGGAGCCGCTGCAGGATACGGATGCCGTACCGGCCGCGGAGGTCGCGCGGGAGAAGCGGCGCACGCGGTAA
- the hmpA gene encoding NO-inducible flavohemoprotein: MLTQKTKDIVKATAPVLAQHGYDIITCFYRKLFDAHPELRNAFNMAHQEQGQQQQALARAVYAYAENIEDPGSLAAVLKNIANKHASLGVRPEHYPIVGENLLAAIKETLGDAATDDIVSAWAQAYGNLADLLMGMESTLYERSSERLGGWTGWRTFVVREKRPESSVITSFVLEPADGEPVANFEPGQYVSVAMDVPELGLQQIRQYSLSDMPNGRTYRISVKRESGGDYPPGYVSCLLHDYVEVGQTLALAAPYGSFHIDVEAKTPIVLISGGVGLTPMISMLTRAIQDSHRQVVFVHGARNSGVHAMRDRLRETASTHANFKLVVFYDDPLPQDVEGVDYDLKGLVDVNAIKDALLLPDADYYICGPVPFMRLQHDALKQLGVPETRIHYEVFGPDLFAE, from the coding sequence ATGCTCACGCAGAAAACCAAGGACATCGTCAAGGCGACGGCTCCGGTCCTCGCCCAACACGGCTACGACATCATCACGTGCTTCTACAGGAAGCTGTTCGACGCGCATCCGGAACTGCGCAACGCGTTCAACATGGCGCATCAGGAGCAAGGGCAACAGCAGCAGGCGCTGGCGCGCGCGGTGTACGCGTACGCGGAGAACATCGAAGACCCCGGCAGCCTCGCCGCCGTGCTGAAGAACATCGCGAACAAGCACGCGAGCCTCGGCGTGCGGCCGGAGCACTATCCGATCGTCGGCGAGAACCTGCTCGCGGCGATCAAGGAAACGCTCGGCGACGCGGCGACCGACGACATCGTTTCCGCGTGGGCGCAGGCGTACGGCAACCTCGCCGACCTGTTGATGGGGATGGAGAGCACGCTGTACGAACGGTCGTCCGAGCGGCTCGGCGGCTGGACCGGCTGGCGCACCTTCGTCGTGCGCGAGAAGCGCCCCGAGAGCAGCGTCATCACGTCGTTCGTGCTCGAACCGGCCGACGGCGAACCGGTCGCGAACTTCGAGCCGGGCCAGTACGTCAGCGTCGCGATGGACGTGCCCGAACTCGGCTTGCAGCAGATTCGCCAGTACAGCCTGTCGGACATGCCCAACGGACGCACGTACCGCATTTCGGTGAAGCGGGAAAGCGGCGGCGACTATCCGCCCGGCTACGTATCGTGCCTGCTGCACGACTACGTCGAGGTCGGTCAGACGCTCGCGCTCGCGGCGCCCTACGGCAGCTTCCATATCGACGTCGAGGCGAAAACGCCGATCGTGCTGATCAGCGGCGGCGTGGGCCTGACGCCGATGATCAGCATGCTCACGCGCGCGATCCAGGATTCGCACCGGCAAGTCGTGTTCGTGCACGGCGCGCGCAACAGCGGCGTGCATGCGATGCGTGACCGGCTGCGCGAGACGGCCAGCACCCATGCGAACTTCAAGCTCGTCGTGTTCTACGACGACCCGCTGCCGCAAGATGTGGAAGGCGTCGACTACGACCTGAAAGGGCTGGTCGACGTGAATGCGATCAAGGACGCGCTCCTGCTGCCCGATGCCGATTACTACATTTGCGGCCCGGTGCCGTTCATGCGGTTGCAGCACGACGCGTTGAAGCAGCTCGGCGTTCCCGAGACGCGGATTCATTACGAGGTGTTCGGGCCTGATCTGTTCGCCGAATGA
- a CDS encoding twin transmembrane helix small protein, translating into MKVALVSTAFVLIIGSLIFALYFMNHDRGKSKRMAWSLAARVGLSVTLFLSLLIAYKLGWIEPTGLPIGR; encoded by the coding sequence ATGAAGGTTGCACTTGTTTCAACGGCTTTCGTGCTGATCATCGGAAGCCTGATCTTCGCGCTGTATTTCATGAACCACGACCGCGGCAAGAGCAAACGGATGGCGTGGTCGCTCGCGGCGCGCGTGGGCTTGTCGGTCACGCTGTTCCTGTCGCTGTTGATCGCGTACAAGCTCGGGTGGATCGAGCCGACCGGGTTGCCGATCGGGCGGTGA
- a CDS encoding helix-turn-helix domain-containing protein: MSESQSVDTLGALAHLIRAARLQQGFTRDELANATGLSPKFISQVEAGKPTAQIGKVMLLLGELGVRLYAESSVEISEATALKAAQRRRSSHGG; the protein is encoded by the coding sequence ATGTCGGAGTCCCAGTCCGTCGACACGCTCGGCGCGCTCGCCCATCTCATCCGCGCGGCCCGGTTGCAGCAGGGCTTCACGCGCGACGAGCTGGCGAATGCGACCGGGCTGTCGCCGAAATTCATCAGCCAGGTCGAAGCCGGCAAGCCGACCGCGCAGATCGGCAAGGTGATGCTGCTGCTCGGCGAGCTGGGCGTGCGGCTGTATGCCGAGTCGTCGGTCGAGATTTCGGAGGCGACGGCGCTGAAGGCCGCGCAACGCCGCAGGAGCAGCCATGGCGGCTAG
- a CDS encoding MgtC/SapB family protein, with translation MEPMPVVLQWGDVVARIVLALVAGGLVGLDRSESGKTAGLRTTILVCLAACLSMLQVNALLLQAGKPQGAFSVLDLMRLPLGILTGMGFIGGGAILHRDGLVSGVTTAATLWFVTVIGLCIGGGQLLLGALGLVLALLVVWPLRFVEQRLRRVMTARVTVEYPPDSAAREQLNEKLRAAGFTCRTHGFCETVGRDVREEELIVQWREAASSDAMLQQLMRIVASAGLGSARCWAQS, from the coding sequence ATGGAGCCGATGCCCGTCGTACTTCAGTGGGGCGACGTCGTCGCCAGGATCGTGCTCGCGCTCGTCGCGGGCGGGCTGGTCGGGCTCGATCGCAGCGAGTCGGGCAAGACGGCCGGGCTGCGCACGACGATCCTCGTGTGTCTGGCCGCGTGCCTGTCGATGCTGCAGGTCAATGCGCTGCTGCTGCAGGCCGGCAAGCCGCAAGGCGCGTTCTCGGTGCTCGACCTGATGCGGCTGCCGCTCGGCATCCTGACCGGAATGGGCTTCATCGGCGGCGGCGCGATCCTGCATCGCGACGGCCTAGTGTCGGGCGTCACCACGGCCGCGACGCTGTGGTTCGTGACCGTCATCGGTCTGTGCATCGGCGGCGGCCAGCTGCTGCTCGGCGCGCTCGGGCTCGTGCTCGCGCTGCTGGTCGTGTGGCCGCTGCGCTTCGTCGAGCAGCGTCTGCGGCGCGTCATGACCGCACGCGTCACGGTCGAATATCCGCCCGACTCGGCCGCTCGCGAACAGCTGAACGAGAAACTGCGCGCGGCCGGCTTCACCTGCCGTACGCACGGCTTTTGCGAAACGGTGGGGCGCGACGTGCGCGAGGAAGAGTTGATCGTGCAGTGGCGCGAAGCCGCTTCGAGCGACGCGATGCTGCAGCAGTTGATGCGGATCGTTGCCTCGGCCGGCCTGGGGTCCGCGCGCTGCTGGGCGCAGAGCTGA
- a CDS encoding CBS domain-containing protein — MTSVSEVMTRDAATIAPTQTLREAAQMMDALNVGALPVCDGTRLIGMLTDRDIVVRAVSMGVRPDEPIEGVVSGPANWCYEDDDISAVQNKMAEAQIRRVPVVDRDKRLVGIVALGDLATSADGGMSSTLGAVSAPSKPER; from the coding sequence ATGACCTCTGTATCTGAAGTGATGACACGCGATGCGGCGACCATCGCGCCGACCCAGACGCTGCGCGAAGCGGCGCAAATGATGGACGCGCTGAACGTCGGCGCGCTGCCCGTGTGCGACGGCACGCGCCTCATCGGCATGCTGACGGACCGCGACATCGTCGTGCGGGCCGTCTCGATGGGCGTGCGGCCCGACGAGCCGATCGAGGGCGTCGTCAGCGGGCCGGCGAACTGGTGTTACGAGGACGACGACATCTCCGCGGTGCAGAACAAGATGGCCGAAGCGCAGATTCGTCGCGTTCCGGTGGTCGATCGCGACAAGCGGCTGGTCGGCATCGTCGCGCTGGGCGATCTGGCCACGTCGGCCGACGGCGGGATGTCGTCGACGCTCGGCGCGGTGTCGGCGCCGTCGAAACCGGAACGATAG
- a CDS encoding ATP-binding protein, with protein MRTDHFVQFYDSDEQLVSEVASFSADALRDGGSAIVIARPERLAAVYARLGTLERANGSAARDRVFMSSAQALLDSCMDGGLPDPARFRRSIGTIVEAAVRAGRPVHAFGEMVALLCAQHRYAGALRLEALWNELIERYRFSLYCGYPHDAFPGAEQSEMFRHVCALHRRILPSASLRSDENQLHLTLALSQQRARALTDEIRRREDAEQQRNGVLMHAPLPIALLSGAAHRIVLANHRFSALCGRTDIVGRPLTSVLPGGDTAAIARALEAARVQGRSTTIGEHHDRPDTDDTDADGARVYRLHFNPQPLADGLGVIVSAVEVTEHVAAREKLVAANAERDRLLGELRDANQAKDQFLAVLGHELRNPLTPISLALELIRNRDGQATPNEIAIIQRQLDHMVRLIDDLLDVSRITRGKITLKKEAVRLADIVDRAVEVASPLLEQRRHRLHVDTDPEARCHGDPVRLSQVVANLLTNAAKYTLPGGDIAVHAQRGADGSTLIEVHDNGAGIPPDRLQSIFEPFYRIDGDNKQAHGGLGIGLALVRSLVNLHGGTVRADSAGPGRGSTFTIVLPEFRPRVGAAAAPQAEPGIRVAAPGSGRRVMLVDDNEDAASTLAQWLRDAGHEVAVVHDPVTALAAYRAYRPDVAILDIGLPVMDGYELLLRLKAINEVPPCIFLALTGYGRHSDRERCLATGFAEHFVKPVDPAALHLAMSRTGAQGGTPNHDGPQAGR; from the coding sequence ATGCGCACCGACCACTTCGTTCAGTTCTACGACTCCGACGAGCAGCTCGTGTCGGAAGTCGCATCGTTCTCGGCCGACGCGCTGCGCGACGGCGGCAGCGCGATCGTGATTGCACGGCCCGAGCGGCTGGCGGCCGTCTACGCGCGGCTCGGCACGCTCGAGCGAGCGAACGGCAGTGCGGCGCGCGACCGCGTCTTCATGTCGAGCGCGCAAGCACTGCTCGACAGCTGCATGGACGGCGGCCTGCCCGACCCCGCGCGCTTTCGCCGCTCGATCGGCACCATCGTCGAAGCGGCCGTGCGCGCGGGCCGGCCGGTACACGCGTTCGGCGAAATGGTCGCGCTGCTGTGCGCGCAGCATCGCTACGCGGGTGCGCTGCGGCTCGAAGCGCTATGGAACGAGTTAATCGAGCGATACCGCTTCTCGCTGTACTGCGGCTATCCGCACGACGCGTTTCCGGGCGCCGAGCAGTCGGAGATGTTCCGCCACGTGTGTGCGCTGCACCGGCGCATCCTGCCTTCGGCGTCGCTGCGCAGCGACGAGAACCAGCTGCATCTGACGCTCGCGCTGTCCCAGCAACGGGCGCGCGCGCTCACCGACGAGATCCGCCGCCGCGAGGATGCCGAGCAGCAACGCAACGGCGTGCTGATGCATGCGCCGCTGCCGATCGCGCTGCTGTCGGGCGCCGCGCATCGGATCGTGCTCGCGAATCACCGCTTCTCCGCGCTGTGCGGCCGAACCGACATCGTCGGCCGGCCGCTGACGTCGGTGCTGCCCGGCGGCGACACCGCGGCGATCGCGCGCGCGCTGGAAGCGGCGCGCGTGCAGGGGCGCTCGACGACGATCGGCGAGCACCACGACCGGCCCGATACCGACGATACCGACGCGGACGGCGCGCGCGTGTACCGGCTGCACTTCAATCCGCAACCGCTGGCGGACGGGCTCGGCGTGATCGTCAGCGCCGTCGAGGTGACGGAACACGTCGCGGCGCGCGAGAAGCTGGTCGCGGCCAACGCCGAGCGCGACCGGCTGCTCGGCGAGCTGCGCGACGCGAACCAGGCGAAGGACCAGTTTCTCGCGGTGCTCGGCCACGAGCTGCGCAACCCGTTGACGCCGATCTCGCTCGCGCTGGAGCTGATCCGCAATCGCGACGGCCAGGCCACGCCGAACGAGATTGCGATCATCCAGCGCCAGCTGGACCACATGGTCCGGCTGATCGACGATCTGCTCGATGTGTCGCGCATCACGCGCGGCAAGATCACGCTGAAGAAGGAAGCGGTGCGGCTCGCGGACATCGTCGACCGCGCGGTCGAGGTCGCGAGCCCGCTGCTCGAGCAGCGCCGCCACCGTCTGCACGTCGACACGGACCCCGAGGCGCGCTGCCACGGCGACCCCGTGCGCCTGTCGCAGGTCGTCGCGAACCTGCTGACAAACGCGGCGAAATACACGCTGCCGGGCGGCGACATCGCGGTGCACGCGCAACGCGGTGCGGACGGCAGCACGCTGATCGAAGTGCACGACAACGGCGCGGGCATTCCGCCCGACCGCCTTCAGAGCATCTTCGAACCGTTCTACCGGATCGACGGCGACAACAAGCAGGCGCACGGCGGCCTCGGCATCGGCCTCGCGCTGGTGCGCAGCCTCGTGAACCTGCATGGCGGCACCGTGCGCGCGGACAGCGCCGGGCCCGGCCGCGGCAGCACGTTCACGATCGTGCTGCCGGAATTCCGGCCGCGCGTCGGCGCCGCGGCCGCGCCGCAAGCGGAGCCCGGCATCCGCGTGGCCGCACCCGGCAGCGGCCGGCGCGTCATGCTCGTCGACGACAACGAGGACGCCGCATCGACGCTCGCGCAGTGGTTGCGCGACGCCGGGCACGAGGTCGCGGTCGTGCACGACCCGGTGACGGCGCTCGCCGCGTATCGCGCGTATCGTCCGGACGTCGCGATCCTCGATATCGGTTTGCCGGTGATGGACGGCTACGAACTGCTGCTGCGGCTGAAGGCGATCAACGAAGTCCCGCCGTGCATCTTTCTCGCGCTGACCGGCTATGGTCGCCACTCGGATCGCGAGCGCTGTCTCGCGACCGGATTCGCCGAGCATTTCGTGAAACCGGTCGACCCGGCCGCGCTGCATCTCGCGATGAGCCGCACCGGCGCGCAAGGCGGGACGCCCAACCACGACGGTCCGCAAGCCGGGCGCTAA
- a CDS encoding class I SAM-dependent methyltransferase: MFEDITHYPTTIACKVCAAEADICGVVDISRCGADMIAGNKVDPFVGVPIYYYACRQCGFTCTPAFDHWTHDDFARHVYNDDYVRHDPEYLEHRPQQHADLICTSFPEMRDGRILDFGSGLGLLERKLSARGFGDVTSYDPFSQAVAPHGTFDAVLSFEVFEHHPQPRRLFADIVRYRGVAGALLFQTSLITPEIRARGIEQWWYCVPRNGHISFYTSAALTLLATEHGLELGSFSPELHVVFDRASAPRWVSKFF, translated from the coding sequence ATGTTCGAAGACATCACCCACTATCCGACGACGATCGCATGCAAGGTGTGCGCTGCCGAAGCCGACATCTGCGGCGTGGTCGATATCTCGCGTTGCGGCGCCGACATGATCGCGGGGAACAAGGTCGATCCGTTCGTCGGTGTGCCGATCTACTACTACGCATGCCGGCAATGCGGCTTCACGTGCACGCCGGCGTTCGACCATTGGACGCACGACGACTTCGCGCGTCATGTCTACAACGACGACTACGTGCGCCATGATCCCGAGTATCTCGAGCATCGCCCGCAACAGCATGCCGACCTGATCTGCACGAGCTTCCCGGAAATGCGCGACGGCCGCATTCTCGATTTCGGTTCGGGGTTGGGGCTGCTCGAGCGCAAGTTGTCGGCGCGCGGGTTCGGCGACGTCACGTCGTACGATCCGTTCAGCCAGGCTGTCGCGCCGCACGGCACGTTCGACGCGGTGCTGTCGTTCGAGGTGTTCGAGCATCATCCGCAGCCGCGACGCCTGTTCGCCGACATCGTCCGCTATCGCGGCGTCGCGGGCGCGCTGCTGTTTCAGACCTCGCTGATCACGCCGGAGATTCGCGCGCGCGGCATCGAGCAGTGGTGGTACTGCGTGCCGCGCAACGGACATATTTCGTTCTACACGAGCGCGGCGCTCACGCTGCTGGCGACGGAGCACGGGCTCGAACTGGGATCGTTCAGCCCGGAACTGCACGTGGTGTTCGATCGCGCGTCCGCGCCGCGGTGGGTGTCGAAGTTCTTCTGA
- a CDS encoding cryptochrome/photolyase family protein: protein MTRSDLPHEARPVVVWFRDDQRLADNPALTHALDTGHPVVCVYVHDAAPKHGRAMGGAQRWWLHESLSKLDDALAAHGGSLILLRGNEHEAITGFAAAIGAAMVVWNRRYAKAQTGTDASIKRDLIDRGIAVSTFNGHLLREPWTVTTREGLPFQVFSAYWRAARRDDFFPPVPLPAPSHIRFFPVPAHATPHVCTLRELELQPSAPDWAGGLRETWQCGEQAASDQLEAFLENSLSDYPTLRDFPAARATSRLSPYLRFGNISVRQVWYATLSAADAMRSARIVRGVDSKDGPLSKFLSEIGWREFSYHLLYHFAPLHQVNFRRQFDSMPWRDDAKSLRKWQTGRTGYPLVDAGMRELWHTGWMHNRVRMVAASFLSKHLLIDWRQGEAWFWDTLVDADEASNPASWQWVSGSGADAAPYFRIFNPVLQAQKFDPHGDYTRRWVPELAQLSADTVHAPWAASREQLQRASVTLGRSYPMPIVDHQCARARALESVKRLDSESHA from the coding sequence ATGACCCGCTCCGACCTTCCGCACGAAGCTCGCCCCGTCGTCGTATGGTTCCGCGACGACCAACGGCTGGCCGACAACCCCGCGCTGACGCATGCGCTCGACACCGGGCACCCGGTCGTTTGCGTGTATGTGCACGACGCCGCGCCGAAACACGGTCGTGCGATGGGCGGCGCGCAGCGCTGGTGGCTCCATGAATCGCTGAGCAAACTCGACGACGCGCTCGCGGCGCATGGCGGCTCGCTGATTCTGCTGCGCGGCAACGAGCATGAAGCGATCACCGGTTTCGCCGCAGCGATCGGCGCGGCGATGGTCGTCTGGAACCGGCGTTACGCGAAGGCGCAGACCGGCACCGATGCGTCGATCAAGAGAGACTTGATCGACCGCGGGATCGCCGTGTCGACGTTCAACGGGCACCTGCTGCGCGAACCGTGGACGGTGACCACGCGCGAAGGCCTGCCGTTCCAGGTCTTCAGCGCGTACTGGAGAGCCGCTCGGCGCGACGATTTTTTCCCGCCGGTTCCGCTGCCGGCGCCGTCGCACATCCGGTTTTTTCCGGTTCCAGCCCACGCGACGCCACACGTCTGCACGCTTCGCGAGCTCGAGCTGCAGCCGTCGGCTCCCGACTGGGCCGGCGGGCTGCGTGAGACCTGGCAGTGCGGCGAGCAAGCCGCCAGCGATCAACTCGAAGCATTCCTGGAGAATTCGCTGTCCGACTATCCGACGCTGCGCGATTTTCCGGCCGCTCGCGCGACGAGCCGGCTGTCGCCGTATCTGCGCTTCGGCAACATATCGGTTCGGCAGGTTTGGTACGCGACGCTGTCGGCGGCCGATGCAATGCGAAGTGCGCGCATCGTGCGCGGCGTCGACTCAAAGGACGGGCCGTTGAGCAAGTTCCTCAGCGAAATCGGCTGGCGAGAATTCTCGTACCACCTCCTGTATCACTTCGCGCCGCTTCATCAGGTCAATTTCCGCCGGCAGTTCGATTCGATGCCGTGGCGCGACGACGCGAAGTCACTGCGCAAGTGGCAGACGGGCCGCACGGGCTACCCGCTCGTCGATGCCGGCATGCGCGAGCTGTGGCATACCGGCTGGATGCACAACCGCGTGCGCATGGTGGCGGCGTCGTTTCTGTCGAAACACTTGCTGATCGACTGGCGACAGGGCGAAGCATGGTTCTGGGATACGCTGGTCGATGCCGACGAGGCGAGCAATCCCGCGAGCTGGCAGTGGGTGTCGGGCAGCGGCGCCGACGCGGCGCCGTATTTCCGCATCTTCAATCCGGTTCTGCAGGCGCAGAAGTTCGATCCGCACGGCGACTACACGCGTCGCTGGGTGCCCGAGCTCGCGCAGCTTTCCGCAGACACCGTCCACGCGCCATGGGCCGCGTCGCGCGAGCAGTTGCAACGCGCGTCCGTCACGCTCGGGCGAAGCTATCCGATGCCGATCGTCGATCATCAGTGCGCGCGTGCACGCGCGCTGGAATCGGTGAAGCGGCTCGATTCGGAAAGCCATGCGTAG
- a CDS encoding HipA domain-containing protein: MAARTLVVSANGVRMGTLADDKGIWSFEYNAQWLASAAACPLSPAFALRGGAFTDTSSDRPVQWFFDNLLPEEGMRTSLAREANVAAADAWGLLAYFGRESAGALTLLADGEHEAPGALQPLPLDELERRIRAMPERALTATAPKRMSAAGAQQKLLVVLRGDAPDYALYEPIGSEPSMHLLKPDMRAAGYPHSAINEFFCMKLAGRMGLDVPDVHFLRAPSACYVIDRFDRDVAAQPARRLHTIDAMQLLNYDRGFKYQRANAQELARAIDRTSTRALARLSVFRWTVFNVVVGNADAHLKNLSFFVDARGYRLAPFYDIVSTVVYQTPTHRPDQRGDHWPDCELTMPLGAATRFADIDANALMAFGQALGLRERAAASELQRFLEPLDRHVAQTLDEVRELAKPDAGEMRLLNSIVAMPIAEMGRALRGGRG, from the coding sequence ATGGCGGCTAGAACGCTGGTCGTGTCCGCCAACGGCGTGCGCATGGGCACGCTCGCCGACGACAAGGGAATCTGGTCGTTCGAATACAATGCGCAATGGCTCGCGAGCGCGGCCGCGTGTCCGTTGTCGCCGGCGTTCGCGTTGCGCGGCGGCGCCTTCACCGACACGTCGAGCGATCGTCCGGTCCAGTGGTTCTTCGACAACCTGCTGCCCGAGGAAGGCATGCGCACGTCGCTCGCGCGCGAAGCGAACGTCGCCGCCGCCGACGCATGGGGCCTGCTCGCGTACTTCGGGCGCGAATCGGCCGGCGCGCTGACGCTGCTGGCCGACGGCGAGCACGAAGCGCCCGGCGCCCTGCAACCGCTGCCGCTCGACGAGCTCGAGCGACGCATCCGCGCGATGCCCGAGCGCGCGCTGACGGCCACCGCGCCCAAGCGCATGTCGGCGGCCGGCGCGCAGCAGAAGCTGCTGGTGGTGCTGCGCGGCGACGCGCCCGATTACGCGCTGTACGAGCCGATCGGCAGCGAGCCGTCGATGCACCTGCTCAAGCCCGACATGCGCGCGGCCGGCTATCCGCATTCGGCGATCAACGAATTCTTCTGCATGAAGCTCGCGGGCAGAATGGGCCTCGACGTGCCGGACGTGCACTTCCTGCGCGCACCGTCCGCGTGCTACGTGATCGACCGGTTCGATCGCGACGTCGCCGCGCAGCCGGCCCGGCGGCTGCACACGATCGACGCGATGCAGCTGCTCAATTACGACCGCGGCTTCAAGTATCAGCGCGCGAACGCGCAAGAGCTCGCGCGCGCGATCGACCGCACCAGCACACGGGCGCTTGCGCGTCTGTCGGTGTTCCGCTGGACGGTGTTCAACGTCGTGGTCGGCAATGCCGATGCGCATCTGAAGAACCTGTCGTTCTTCGTCGACGCGCGCGGCTACCGGCTCGCGCCGTTCTACGACATCGTCAGCACGGTCGTCTATCAGACGCCGACGCACCGGCCCGATCAGCGCGGCGATCACTGGCCCGACTGCGAGCTGACGATGCCGCTCGGCGCGGCGACGCGGTTTGCGGATATCGACGCGAACGCGCTGATGGCGTTCGGTCAGGCGCTGGGGCTCAGGGAGAGGGCGGCTGCGAGCGAACTCCAGCGCTTTCTGGAGCCGCTCGACCGTCATGTCGCGCAGACGCTCGACGAGGTGCGCGAGCTGGCGAAGCCGGATGCCGGCGAGATGCGGCTGCTGAATTCGATCGTCGCGATGCCGATCGCGGAGATGGGGCGGGCGTTACGCGGTGGGCGCGGCTAG